One region of Eleutherodactylus coqui strain aEleCoq1 chromosome 5, aEleCoq1.hap1, whole genome shotgun sequence genomic DNA includes:
- the LOC136629034 gene encoding uncharacterized protein: MEAAMEKIRAAVEERGIDWLMRILDVGAPGPSEVEAAPARSAASGGEASGAPAATAVRERGRRTAAAGSRTPEAAAGALSGTASGRREEAGGSRQTPAASARGPSTRRARAPARLSPDQAPQRRRRIESPSRAPPGRLPAPSMPSGERRPGRNLAGRHGAASGTRSRAARGAGPNTGLSAVNRATAWGRSAGEPVVAEQPHSNFQGQAEVRPVRARPSSRQAAANPEVRMQPEEDPGRQFGPHSDEESDPLEGGSAAGGTTAPTQPDHRAALVWIMGHSFVYWGGERAKIRPNGRQLRLSRETAVIRWIGVRGMAWFRVLQDVQRLVSLDRPPNILVLHVGGNDLGQRPFRDLGRDIRYDMLRMMQMYRGLIVVWSEMVPRKVWRNARSVRGIDKARIKVNREVSRFVARNGGVAVRHIDLEKGVGNYWRSDGVHLNEIGTDLWLEGVQEGIERALVLWGAAQA, from the exons atggaggccgccatggagaagatccgggcagcggtggaggagcggggcatCGACTGGCTCATGAGGATCCTGGATGTCGGGGCCCCGGGCCCATCGGAGGTGGAAGCGGCACCCGCACGGTCAGCAGCATCGGGGGGAGAGGCGTCCGGAGCCCCTGCAGCAACTGCGGTGAGAGAAAGGGGGCGAAGGACAGCCGCTGCGGGGAGCCGCACACCGGAGGCAGCAGCGGGAGCGCTGTCGGGGACTGCTAGcggccggagggaggaggcaggagggagcaggcagaCACCGGCAGCATCGGCGAGAGGGCCGAGTACTAGGAGGGCCCGCGCTCCGGCGCGTCTGAGCCCGGATCAGGCTCCACAGCGTCGGCGCCGcatagagagtccctcacgggcccctccgggccggctccctgcaccatccatgccatcgggggagcgcaggcccgggaggaatctcgccgggcggcacggcgcagcgtccggcactaggtcccgtgctgccaggggggcggggcctaataccgGGCTGTCGGCGGTGAACCGAGCTACAGCGTGGGGCCGCTCTGCAGGAGAGCCGGTGGTAGCAGAGCAGCCCCACAGTAACTTCCAGGGACAAGCTGAAGTGCGGCCCGTGAGAGCCAGGCCGAGCAGCAGGCAGGCGGCTGCGAATCCGGAGGTGCGTATGCAGCCAGAGGAGGACCCCGGTCGTCAGTTCGGACCACATTCGGACGAGGAatcggatccgctggagggaggatcggcggctggtgggactacagcccctacgcagccag atcatcgagccgcgttggtgtggataatgggccactcttttgtgtattgggggggggagagggctaagatcaggcctaacggtagacagttaaggctgagtagagagacggcggtaattcgatggatcggagtgcggggcatggcctggttccgggtgttacaggacgttcagcgcttagtctccctagacaggccgcctaacatcctcgtactgcacgtcgggggcaacgatttggggcagagaccctttagggacctaggtagggacatccggtacgatatgcttcgtatgatgcagatgtaccggggcttgatcgtggtctggtcagagatggtccctcgcaaggtgtggcgcaacgcgcgctcagtgcgggggatagacaaggccaggatcaaggttaaccgggaggtttcacgcttcgttgcgcgtaatggaggagtggccgttcggcacatagatcttgagaagggagtaggaaactattggaggagcgatggcgtgcatctcaacgagattgggacggatctgtggttagagggggttcaggagggaatagaacgcgcgttagttctgtggggtgctgcgcaggcatga